In Desulfarculaceae bacterium, the following are encoded in one genomic region:
- a CDS encoding cation diffusion facilitator family transporter, with product MAHSSKFIIHAALVGNLLVAATKFVAAYFTRSSAMISEGIHSLVDTGNQALLLWGLRQSARPAEPDFPFGHGKEIYFWSFVVAVLIFAVGAGVSLYEGVLHILQPVPIENIMVNYIVLVCAMGFEGMAWLFAMREFKRTKGRDGYFQAVHKGKDPTLFVVVFEDSAAMLGLLVALGGNLLYQLTGNPYFDGGASIVIGLILGATAIWLAYETKGLLIGERAARQVISGITAALTAHPVVSHVNEVLTMHLGPEDILANISVDLDDHANGGEIEKALAEIEARIKADYPQVKNIYIKAQARPPL from the coding sequence ATGGCTCATTCGTCCAAATTCATCATCCACGCCGCCTTGGTGGGCAACCTGTTGGTGGCGGCCACCAAGTTCGTGGCCGCCTACTTCACCCGCAGCTCGGCCATGATCTCCGAGGGCATCCACTCCCTAGTGGACACGGGCAACCAGGCGCTATTGCTCTGGGGCCTGAGGCAGTCGGCCCGCCCGGCCGAGCCCGACTTCCCCTTCGGCCACGGCAAGGAGATCTACTTCTGGAGCTTCGTGGTGGCGGTGCTCATCTTCGCGGTGGGCGCGGGGGTCTCGCTCTACGAGGGCGTGCTGCACATCCTGCAGCCGGTGCCCATCGAGAACATCATGGTGAACTACATCGTGCTGGTCTGCGCCATGGGCTTCGAGGGCATGGCCTGGCTCTTCGCCATGCGCGAGTTCAAGCGCACCAAGGGGCGCGACGGCTACTTCCAGGCGGTGCACAAGGGCAAGGACCCCACCCTGTTCGTGGTGGTGTTCGAGGACTCGGCGGCCATGCTGGGCCTGTTGGTGGCCCTGGGCGGCAACTTGCTCTACCAGCTCACCGGCAACCCCTATTTCGACGGCGGGGCCTCCATCGTCATCGGGCTGATATTGGGGGCCACGGCCATCTGGCTGGCCTACGAGACCAAGGGGCTGTTGATCGGGGAGCGGGCGGCGCGCCAAGTGATCAGCGGCATCACCGCCGCGCTTACCGCCCACCCGGTGGTGAGTCACGTCAACGAGGTGCTGACCATGCACCTGGGGCCCGAGGACATCCTGGCCAACATCAGCGTGGACCTGGACGACCACGCCAACGGCGGAGAGATCGAGAAGGCCCTGGCCGAGATCGAGGCCCGCATCAAGGCGGACTATCCCCAGGTGAAAAACATCTACATCAAGGCCCAGGCGCGGCCTCCGCTCTAG
- a CDS encoding TRAP transporter permease encodes MAQAQAAAAADLGLRDPQGWQRGLIPVVAAAWSGFQLLLPWAILLETVYVRAVHLAFALVLVYLCFPAIKQRDLNGRLIYFSQRKRVVLLDLVLAGVAGLAALYIALDHQGLAMRQGDPLTRDLVAGGVLVVLLLEAVRRALGPALVLVALAFMVYAFFGPYMPDAIAFKGVSLSRFMGQETMSTEGIYGIPLDVSASIVFLFVLFGAMMERAGGGRYFVRLAFSLLGSFKGGPAKAAVMASGLTGLVSGSSIANVVTTGTFTIPLMTSAGYPPKKAAAIEVAASTDGQLMPPIMGAAAFIIAEYCNLEYMAVVKAAALPALLSYCTLFFITHLEAGKLGLASVPRAELPLFWPTLRSGFHFLAPLAVLIYELMILRHSPALAVFRAIVVLAGLIVALNLWRAMRGGEGWAVGLRRAGNVLWQSLVAGGRNMMGIGVAVAGAGLIVGVVNMGLGGLITEIVEIVAGDNLYLLLALTAFACLIMGMGLPTTATYIVMASLMAVVIVELGPSAGLVVPLIAAHLFVFYFGILADDTPPVGLAAYAASAIARSNPIPTGLQSFTYDLRTAILPFMFIFNTQLLLIGVHSWWLGLWVGLSGVAAMFAFASATQGFLSRRNRWWETLALLTAAAVILRPEASAAWLGLPGAAAAQALGTATFLLVWLGQKWGLRRAAA; translated from the coding sequence GTGGCCCAAGCCCAGGCCGCGGCGGCGGCCGACCTGGGCCTGCGCGATCCCCAAGGATGGCAGCGGGGCCTGATCCCCGTCGTGGCCGCCGCCTGGTCGGGGTTCCAGCTTTTGTTGCCTTGGGCCATCCTCCTGGAAACGGTCTACGTGCGGGCGGTGCACCTGGCCTTTGCCCTGGTGCTGGTCTATCTCTGCTTCCCGGCCATCAAGCAGCGCGACCTGAACGGCCGTTTGATCTACTTCTCCCAGCGAAAGCGCGTGGTGCTTCTGGACCTGGTCCTGGCCGGGGTGGCCGGGCTGGCCGCGCTCTACATCGCCCTGGACCACCAAGGCCTGGCCATGCGCCAGGGCGACCCCCTCACCCGCGACCTGGTGGCCGGCGGGGTGCTGGTGGTGCTCTTGCTGGAGGCGGTGCGCCGCGCCCTGGGCCCGGCTCTGGTGCTGGTGGCCCTGGCCTTCATGGTCTACGCCTTTTTCGGCCCCTACATGCCCGACGCCATCGCCTTCAAGGGCGTGAGCCTGAGCCGCTTCATGGGCCAGGAGACCATGTCCACCGAGGGCATCTACGGCATCCCCCTGGACGTGTCGGCCAGCATCGTGTTTCTCTTCGTGTTGTTCGGGGCCATGATGGAGCGGGCGGGCGGGGGGCGCTACTTCGTGCGCCTGGCCTTCAGCCTGCTGGGCTCGTTCAAGGGCGGCCCGGCCAAGGCGGCGGTGATGGCCTCGGGCCTCACCGGCCTGGTCTCGGGCAGCTCCATCGCCAACGTGGTGACCACCGGCACCTTCACCATCCCCCTGATGACCTCGGCGGGCTATCCGCCCAAAAAGGCCGCGGCCATAGAAGTGGCCGCCTCCACCGACGGCCAGCTCATGCCGCCCATCATGGGCGCGGCCGCCTTCATCATCGCCGAGTACTGCAACCTGGAGTACATGGCCGTGGTCAAGGCGGCGGCGCTGCCCGCGCTCTTAAGCTACTGCACCCTGTTTTTCATCACCCACCTGGAGGCGGGCAAGCTGGGCCTGGCCAGCGTGCCCCGCGCCGAGCTGCCCCTTTTCTGGCCCACCCTGCGCTCGGGCTTCCATTTTCTGGCCCCCCTGGCGGTGCTCATCTACGAGCTCATGATCCTGCGCCACAGCCCGGCCCTGGCCGTGTTCCGGGCCATCGTGGTCCTGGCCGGGCTCATCGTGGCCCTGAACCTTTGGCGGGCAATGCGCGGGGGCGAGGGCTGGGCCGTGGGGCTCAGGCGGGCGGGGAACGTTTTGTGGCAGTCCCTGGTGGCCGGCGGGCGCAACATGATGGGCATCGGCGTGGCCGTGGCCGGGGCCGGGCTCATCGTGGGGGTGGTCAACATGGGCCTGGGCGGGCTGATCACCGAGATCGTGGAGATCGTGGCCGGGGACAACCTCTACCTGCTCCTGGCGCTGACCGCCTTTGCCTGCCTCATCATGGGCATGGGCCTGCCCACCACGGCCACCTACATCGTCATGGCCTCCCTGATGGCCGTGGTCATCGTGGAGCTGGGCCCCTCGGCCGGGCTGGTGGTGCCGCTGATCGCGGCCCATCTGTTCGTGTTCTACTTCGGCATCCTGGCCGACGACACCCCGCCGGTGGGCCTGGCCGCCTACGCGGCCAGCGCCATCGCCCGCTCCAACCCCATCCCCACCGGCCTGCAAAGCTTCACCTACGACCTGCGCACCGCCATCCTGCCCTTCATGTTCATCTTCAACACCCAGCTGCTCCTGATCGGGGTGCATTCCTGGTGGCTGGGGCTGTGGGTGGGGCTCAGCGGGGTGGCGGCCATGTTCGCCTTTGCCAGCGCCACCCAGGGCTTCCTTAGCCGCCGCAACCGCTGGTGGGAGACCCTGGCGCTGCTGACGGCGGCGGCGGTGATCCTCCGGCCCGAGGCCTCGGCCGCCTGGCTGGGCTTGCCCGGCGCGGCCGCGGCCCAGGCCCTGGGCACCGCCACGTTCCTGCTGGTGTGGCTGGGTCAGAAGTGGGGGCTGAGGCGGGCGGCCGCCTAG
- a CDS encoding TAXI family TRAP transporter solute-binding subunit, translated as MSYALKILLALCLLLMPFSPALAAKRFVTIGTGGVTGVYYPVGKAIAKLVNAQGKQYGLRVTVESTGGSVFNINAVLGGDLDFGVAQSDRQYEAVHGLAEWKAKGKQKKLRAVFSLHPETFFLVASQNSGIKGYADLKGKAVAVGNPGSGTRQNSKDILAAYGLNLESLGRAEGLKASESAKVLQDGRVDAFAYTVGNPAGLIKEATSGRVEVRFLATTDEALAKLLNGRPYYVKAFIPVRFYESALNKQDVPTFAVKATFVTRADMPDDVVYALTKTVFSNLAALKKLHPALEVLAPQEMLQGLSAPLHPGALKYYQEAGLK; from the coding sequence ATGTCTTACGCCCTCAAAATCCTGCTCGCCCTTTGCCTGCTCCTCATGCCTTTTTCCCCCGCCCTGGCGGCCAAACGCTTCGTGACCATCGGCACCGGCGGGGTCACCGGGGTTTACTATCCCGTGGGCAAGGCCATTGCCAAGCTGGTCAACGCCCAGGGCAAACAGTACGGCTTGCGCGTCACCGTGGAGTCCACCGGCGGCTCGGTGTTCAACATCAACGCGGTCTTGGGCGGGGACCTGGACTTCGGCGTGGCCCAGTCCGACCGCCAGTACGAGGCGGTGCACGGCCTGGCCGAGTGGAAGGCCAAGGGCAAGCAAAAGAAGCTGCGCGCCGTGTTCAGCCTGCACCCGGAGACCTTCTTCCTGGTGGCCAGCCAGAATAGCGGCATAAAGGGCTACGCGGACCTGAAAGGCAAGGCCGTGGCCGTGGGCAACCCCGGCTCCGGCACCCGCCAGAACTCCAAGGACATCCTGGCCGCCTACGGCCTGAACCTGGAGAGCCTGGGCCGGGCCGAGGGGCTCAAGGCCTCGGAGTCGGCCAAGGTGTTGCAGGACGGCCGGGTGGACGCCTTCGCCTACACCGTGGGCAACCCCGCCGGGCTCATCAAGGAGGCCACCAGCGGTCGGGTCGAGGTGCGCTTTTTGGCCACCACGGACGAGGCCCTGGCCAAGCTCTTGAACGGCCGCCCCTACTACGTGAAGGCCTTCATCCCGGTGCGCTTCTACGAATCGGCCCTGAATAAGCAGGACGTGCCCACCTTCGCGGTCAAGGCCACCTTTGTCACCCGTGCCGACATGCCCGACGATGTGGTCTACGCCCTCACCAAGACGGTGTTCAGCAACCTGGCCGCGCTAAAGAAGCTGCACCCCGCCCTGGAGGTGCTCGCGCCCCAAGAGATGCTTCAGGGCCTGAGCGCCCCGCTGCATCCGGGCGCGCTCAAGTATTACCAAGAGGCTGGCCTCAAATAG
- a CDS encoding cation:proton antiporter: protein MEQAYSLLLITVAAALLPGVASLLRLPAPVLEIIFGVILGKSLFDLQLHGQWMSFLAQLGFLMLMLHAGLEIDFKALGRQRPGQLAFQLLVFAITVALAVLAALLLNRGLFMALVLSTTSLGLVLPSLKETGLIKSPLAQSILIAATLADFLTLLALTFHDIYMDHGFSWQLSLPLTMFAGFGLLLWLGRLWAWWQPELAERLLLSDDPQEQGVRLTLAVLFLFVALSELIGLEPVLGAFMGGCVISFVMLERAQLQSKLSGLSFGFLIPIFFIHVGMQFDLASLARPGSLSFALLLLGLALGVKLLPGLLFLLQGMSLRGSLQTGLLLSARLSLIVAAASIGLRQGVLTVADKDAIVLLALLTCFIGPSLFRLLARGTPPPPPEHEVPRTPRTRL, encoded by the coding sequence GTGGAGCAAGCCTACTCCCTGCTGCTAATCACCGTGGCCGCCGCCTTGCTGCCCGGCGTGGCCTCCTTGCTGCGCCTGCCCGCCCCGGTGCTGGAGATCATCTTCGGGGTCATCCTGGGCAAGAGCCTGTTCGACCTCCAGCTGCACGGCCAGTGGATGTCCTTTTTGGCCCAGCTGGGCTTCCTCATGCTCATGCTGCACGCGGGCCTGGAGATCGACTTCAAGGCCCTGGGCCGCCAGCGCCCCGGCCAGCTAGCCTTCCAGCTTTTGGTGTTCGCGATCACCGTGGCCCTGGCCGTGCTGGCCGCGCTGCTATTAAACCGGGGGCTGTTCATGGCCCTGGTACTCTCCACCACCTCCCTGGGCCTGGTGTTGCCTAGCCTCAAGGAGACTGGGCTGATCAAAAGCCCCCTGGCCCAGAGCATTCTCATCGCCGCCACCCTGGCCGACTTTCTCACCCTGCTGGCCCTTACCTTTCACGACATCTACATGGACCACGGCTTCTCTTGGCAGCTGTCCCTGCCCCTGACCATGTTCGCGGGCTTTGGCCTCCTGTTGTGGCTGGGGCGGCTCTGGGCCTGGTGGCAGCCTGAGCTGGCCGAGCGCCTGCTGCTCTCGGACGACCCCCAGGAACAGGGGGTGCGCCTCACCCTGGCGGTGCTTTTCTTGTTCGTGGCCCTCAGCGAGCTCATCGGCCTGGAGCCGGTGCTGGGCGCCTTCATGGGCGGCTGCGTGATCAGCTTCGTTATGCTGGAACGGGCCCAGCTGCAAAGCAAGCTCTCGGGCCTGAGCTTCGGCTTTTTGATCCCCATCTTTTTCATCCACGTGGGCATGCAGTTCGACCTGGCCAGCCTGGCCCGGCCGGGCAGCCTCAGCTTCGCCCTGCTCCTGTTGGGCCTGGCCCTGGGGGTGAAGCTGCTGCCCGGGCTGCTGTTCCTTTTGCAGGGCATGAGCCTCCGGGGTTCGTTGCAAACCGGCCTGCTCTTGTCGGCCCGGCTCAGCCTCATCGTGGCCGCCGCCTCCATCGGCCTGCGCCAGGGGGTGCTCACCGTGGCGGACAAGGACGCCATCGTGCTCCTGGCCCTGCTCACCTGCTTCATCGGGCCCAGCCTTTTCCGCCTGCTGGCCCGGGGCACCCCGCCCCCGCCCCCGGAGCACGAGGTCCCGCGCACTCCGCGCACCCGCCTCTAG
- a CDS encoding NAD-binding protein yields the protein MNQQSQRKLMICGDGAVTRELLKRLGEGWEVTLVGARQAELERAEAAFAGRARSVEGDPSSPVVLQEAALAGQDYVLALGPDDQVNLAVASAAAEAKVDHVLALYNEAVNQDLFRQLGAEALLASASLAREVHHFLENPGVRVTPLSLGRGAMLEMDTADAPHMVGRLARSLRGPDWRLVGLMRSKELVLPKPGERIQAGDRMVLLGQADMFNQICADLSCGLPGFPLSWGHTLLVVLTPKNQDQHEGLLTEALFWALNSRVQETLILCRSDQCGFQDLLDEWPAAASVRVESVPEGLLPRAHKICEQEKVGLVVLGRYEPSWLESLTGGALLGLAESFCAPVVYSAGTAPYQRILVPFNGGARAEAALEVAAEVAVQTGGELGVALVEEPEFIKGEDGAVWREKAWAQAKETVRQQKLNLAEVSLQGNPVRQITAISGDYDLMVVGGSSRRHSLFTPNVGEHLAQKAACSVLAVAEKS from the coding sequence ATGAACCAGCAGTCCCAACGCAAACTGATGATCTGCGGCGACGGCGCGGTGACCCGTGAGCTGCTCAAACGCCTGGGCGAGGGCTGGGAGGTCACCCTGGTGGGGGCCCGCCAGGCCGAGCTGGAGCGGGCGGAGGCCGCCTTTGCCGGCCGGGCCCGGAGCGTGGAGGGCGATCCCTCCAGCCCGGTGGTGCTCCAGGAGGCCGCTCTGGCCGGGCAGGATTATGTCTTGGCCCTGGGGCCCGACGACCAGGTGAACCTGGCCGTGGCCTCGGCCGCCGCCGAGGCCAAGGTGGACCACGTGCTGGCCCTGTACAACGAGGCGGTGAACCAGGACCTGTTCCGTCAGCTGGGGGCCGAGGCCCTCTTGGCCAGCGCCAGCCTGGCCCGGGAGGTGCACCACTTCCTGGAAAACCCGGGGGTGCGGGTCACGCCCCTGTCCCTGGGGCGCGGGGCCATGCTGGAGATGGACACCGCCGACGCGCCCCACATGGTGGGGCGGCTGGCCCGCTCCCTGCGCGGGCCGGACTGGCGCCTGGTGGGGCTCATGCGCTCCAAGGAGCTGGTCCTGCCCAAGCCCGGCGAGCGCATCCAGGCCGGGGACCGGATGGTGCTGTTGGGCCAGGCGGACATGTTCAACCAGATCTGCGCCGACCTGAGCTGCGGCCTGCCCGGCTTCCCCTTGTCCTGGGGCCACACCCTCTTGGTGGTGCTGACCCCCAAAAACCAGGACCAGCACGAGGGGCTGCTCACCGAGGCGCTCTTCTGGGCGCTGAACAGCCGGGTGCAGGAGACCCTGATCCTCTGCCGCTCGGACCAATGCGGCTTCCAGGACCTTCTGGACGAGTGGCCCGCCGCGGCTTCGGTGCGCGTGGAGAGCGTGCCCGAGGGCCTGTTGCCCCGCGCCCACAAGATTTGCGAGCAGGAGAAGGTGGGCCTGGTGGTGCTGGGCAGATACGAGCCCAGCTGGCTGGAGTCCCTGACCGGGGGCGCCCTGCTGGGCCTGGCCGAATCCTTCTGCGCCCCGGTGGTCTACTCGGCGGGCACCGCCCCCTACCAGCGCATCCTGGTGCCTTTCAACGGCGGCGCCCGGGCCGAGGCCGCCCTGGAGGTGGCCGCCGAGGTGGCGGTGCAGACCGGAGGCGAGCTGGGCGTGGCCCTGGTGGAGGAGCCGGAGTTCATCAAGGGCGAGGACGGGGCCGTCTGGCGCGAAAAGGCCTGGGCCCAAGCCAAGGAAACGGTGCGCCAGCAAAAGCTCAACCTGGCCGAGGTTAGCCTGCAAGGCAACCCGGTGCGCCAGATCACCGCCATCAGCGGGGATTACGACCTCATGGTGGTGGGCGGCTCCAGCCGCAGGCACAGCCTGTTCACGCCCAACGTGGGCGAGCACCTGGCCCAGAAGGCGGCCTGCTCGGTGCTGGCGGTGGCCGAAAAGAGCTGA
- a CDS encoding mechanosensitive ion channel translates to MRPRLFRCLPLLLAALLLACLSGAAWGADRLGSPEIKPGSVAERETARALKAVFAQVPEFAGIRLRVKDGVVTLSGHTASLAANQEAVKVAAKMAGVVYVVDDIVVEARVGSYLGPAWAKLRQVLEQAMSFAPLVGIALLLVLAFYAAGRMLTAWELPYRRLGNRLLLQNLVRQLVRYAFVFCGLLIALEILGLTALIGAFMGAAGIVGLALGFAFKDIAENYVAGFLLGVRSPFDYQDWIAVGPHEGSVIRVTAREVVIMTLQGNHVRIPNSQVFKSVVYNYTRNPLRRFDIDLGVGVEEDLSRVQEIGCGVIAAMKGVVADPPPGMRNREFGDSAMMVRFFGWVDQTQADFIKVRSEAVRMLKEALDSEGVDVPVPIAKVINAVEPQSPKPKAGARRELMRDAGRADVSRESYLEEQIAQDKAQSGEKDLLPGK, encoded by the coding sequence TTGCGCCCTCGCCTTTTCAGATGCCTGCCCCTGCTTCTGGCCGCCCTACTCCTGGCCTGCCTGTCCGGCGCGGCCTGGGGAGCGGACCGGCTGGGCTCTCCGGAGATAAAGCCCGGCAGCGTGGCGGAGCGCGAGACGGCCCGCGCCTTGAAGGCGGTGTTCGCCCAGGTGCCCGAGTTCGCGGGCATCCGGCTCCGGGTGAAAGACGGCGTGGTGACCCTGAGCGGCCACACTGCCTCCCTGGCGGCCAACCAGGAGGCGGTGAAGGTCGCGGCCAAGATGGCCGGGGTGGTCTACGTGGTGGACGACATCGTGGTGGAGGCCCGGGTGGGCTCCTATCTGGGCCCCGCCTGGGCCAAGCTGCGCCAGGTGCTGGAGCAGGCGATGAGCTTCGCGCCCCTGGTGGGCATCGCGCTGCTGTTGGTGCTGGCCTTTTATGCCGCCGGGCGGATGCTCACCGCCTGGGAGCTGCCCTACCGCCGCCTGGGCAACAGGCTCCTATTGCAAAACCTGGTGCGCCAGTTGGTGCGCTACGCCTTCGTGTTCTGCGGGCTGCTCATCGCCCTGGAGATATTGGGCCTCACCGCCCTGATCGGGGCCTTCATGGGCGCGGCGGGCATCGTGGGCCTGGCCCTGGGTTTCGCCTTCAAGGACATCGCCGAGAACTACGTGGCCGGCTTCCTCCTGGGGGTGCGCAGCCCCTTCGACTACCAGGACTGGATCGCGGTGGGGCCCCACGAGGGCTCGGTGATCCGGGTGACCGCCCGCGAGGTGGTGATCATGACTCTGCAAGGCAACCACGTGCGCATCCCCAACTCCCAGGTGTTCAAGAGCGTGGTCTACAACTACACCCGCAACCCGCTCCGGCGCTTTGACATCGACCTGGGCGTGGGGGTGGAGGAAGACCTGAGCCGGGTGCAGGAGATCGGCTGCGGGGTCATCGCGGCCATGAAGGGGGTGGTGGCCGATCCGCCGCCGGGGATGCGCAACCGCGAGTTCGGCGACAGCGCCATGATGGTGCGCTTTTTCGGTTGGGTGGACCAGACCCAGGCCGACTTCATCAAGGTGCGCTCCGAGGCGGTGCGTATGCTCAAGGAGGCCCTGGACAGCGAGGGCGTGGATGTGCCGGTGCCCATCGCCAAGGTGATCAACGCGGTGGAGCCCCAGTCCCCCAAGCCCAAGGCCGGGGCGCGCCGCGAGCTGATGCGCGACGCGGGCCGGGCCGACGTGTCCCGCGAGTCCTATCTGGAAGAGCAGATCGCCCAGGACAAGGCCCAAAGCGGCGAAAAAGACCTGCTGCCGGGCAAGTGA
- a CDS encoding (2Fe-2S)-binding protein, whose translation MAESKLKLNGTEVEFAPGETLLQVAERNGVDIPTLCYLKDCTPTGACRMCVVEVKGARTLVASCAMPAGNGMEVQTDTEKVRTARRLAVELLLSSGHHNCLVCEANGECKLQALAYEYGVDAVRFSPPAETYPIEDDNPLITRDFSKCILCGRCVQACNEVQVNRAIGFGYRGAEAKIVTTGDRPYDQSDCVFCGQCVQACPVGALTEKKAKGKGRSWETKKVRTTCPYCGVGCQLWLHVKDNQIIKVTAVEDAQPNRGRLCVKGRFGYDFIHSPERLTTPLIKENGEFREASWDEALDLVAERFMEIKKEHGPDSIAGVSCARSTNEDSYNMQKLFRAVIGTNNIDHCART comes from the coding sequence ATGGCTGAATCCAAGCTCAAACTCAACGGCACAGAGGTGGAGTTCGCGCCCGGCGAGACCTTGTTGCAGGTCGCCGAACGTAACGGCGTGGATATACCCACCTTGTGCTACCTCAAGGACTGCACCCCCACCGGCGCCTGCCGCATGTGCGTGGTGGAGGTTAAAGGGGCCCGCACCCTGGTGGCCTCCTGCGCCATGCCCGCCGGCAACGGCATGGAGGTGCAGACCGATACCGAGAAGGTGCGCACCGCCCGCCGCTTGGCGGTGGAGCTGCTCCTTTCTTCGGGCCACCACAACTGCCTGGTCTGCGAGGCCAACGGCGAGTGTAAGCTCCAGGCCCTGGCCTACGAGTACGGGGTGGACGCCGTCCGTTTCTCGCCCCCGGCCGAAACCTATCCCATTGAAGACGACAACCCGCTGATCACCCGGGACTTCTCCAAGTGCATCCTCTGCGGCCGCTGTGTGCAGGCCTGCAACGAGGTGCAGGTGAACCGGGCCATCGGCTTCGGGTATCGCGGGGCCGAGGCCAAGATCGTCACCACCGGCGACCGGCCCTACGACCAGAGCGACTGCGTGTTCTGCGGCCAGTGCGTGCAGGCCTGCCCGGTGGGGGCGCTCACCGAGAAGAAGGCCAAGGGCAAGGGCCGCTCCTGGGAGACCAAGAAGGTGCGCACCACCTGCCCCTACTGCGGGGTGGGCTGCCAGCTCTGGCTGCACGTGAAGGACAACCAGATCATCAAGGTCACTGCCGTGGAGGACGCTCAGCCCAACCGGGGCCGTTTGTGCGTGAAGGGCCGCTTCGGCTACGACTTCATCCACAGCCCCGAGCGCCTGACCACGCCGCTGATCAAGGAGAACGGCGAGTTCCGCGAGGCGAGCTGGGACGAGGCCCTGGACCTGGTGGCCGAGCGCTTCATGGAGATAAAGAAGGAGCACGGTCCCGACTCCATCGCCGGGGTCAGCTGCGCGCGCAGCACCAACGAAGACTCCTATAACATGCAGAAACTCTTCCGCGCGGTGATCGGTACGAACAACATCGATCACTGCGCACGAACCTGA
- a CDS encoding molybdopterin-dependent oxidoreductase produces the protein MTNSFADFDKAKMFFIIGSNMTEAHPVAATFVKNAVNNGAKMILVDPRRTALAEFATMHLPLKVGSDIALLNGLMHVLIKEDLYDKEYVKSCTVGFEELKAAVENYPPERAEEISGIPAETIVEVARLMAANKPAMLMYTLGITEHTCGVNNVMSCANFQMLLGNVGFECGGVNPLRGQNNVQGACDMGALPNVYPGYQKVTDPDAKAKFEKAWGVELDDKLGMMMPAMFDGLGDGKVKGMYIFGENVANTEPDITHVEHCMEHAEFIVCNDIFHTETTRFADVVLPATAWSEDDGTFTNSERRVNRVRKAVEAPGDAKPNWWIFKEIAKRMGQEWESNSGQEIWDNEVSMLAPSMTGIKFSRIEGDGLQWPVPDLDHLGTPFLHKDGCFTCGLGNFKPAEWTPPAEVPDEEYPLVLSTGRRLYHYHTRTQTGRSGGLNELLGEETADISLADAKKLGIANGERVRLSSRRGSIELTAKVTPEVQEGMVWMAFHFREACANWLTNGVYDPVSQTAEYKACAVKLEKVA, from the coding sequence ATGACCAACAGCTTTGCCGACTTTGACAAGGCCAAGATGTTCTTCATCATCGGCTCCAACATGACCGAGGCCCACCCCGTGGCGGCCACGTTCGTGAAGAACGCGGTAAACAACGGGGCCAAGATGATCCTGGTGGACCCCCGGCGCACCGCGCTGGCGGAGTTTGCCACCATGCACCTGCCCCTCAAGGTGGGCAGCGACATCGCCCTGTTGAACGGGCTGATGCACGTGCTCATCAAAGAGGACCTCTACGACAAGGAATACGTGAAGAGCTGCACCGTGGGCTTCGAGGAGCTCAAGGCCGCGGTGGAGAACTACCCGCCCGAGCGGGCGGAGGAGATCAGCGGCATCCCGGCGGAGACCATCGTGGAGGTGGCCCGCCTGATGGCCGCCAACAAGCCGGCCATGCTCATGTACACCTTGGGCATCACCGAGCACACCTGCGGCGTGAACAACGTGATGTCCTGCGCCAACTTCCAGATGCTTCTGGGCAACGTGGGCTTCGAGTGCGGCGGCGTGAACCCGCTGCGCGGCCAGAACAACGTGCAGGGGGCCTGCGACATGGGCGCGCTGCCCAACGTGTACCCCGGCTACCAGAAGGTCACCGACCCCGACGCCAAGGCCAAGTTCGAGAAGGCCTGGGGCGTGGAATTGGACGACAAGCTGGGCATGATGATGCCGGCCATGTTCGACGGCCTGGGCGACGGCAAGGTCAAGGGCATGTACATCTTCGGCGAGAACGTGGCCAACACCGAACCGGACATCACCCATGTGGAGCACTGCATGGAGCACGCCGAGTTCATCGTGTGCAACGACATCTTCCATACCGAAACCACCCGCTTCGCGGACGTGGTCTTGCCGGCCACGGCCTGGAGCGAGGACGACGGCACCTTCACCAACAGCGAGCGCCGGGTGAACCGGGTGCGCAAGGCGGTGGAGGCTCCCGGGGATGCCAAGCCCAACTGGTGGATCTTCAAGGAGATCGCCAAGCGCATGGGCCAGGAGTGGGAGTCGAACAGCGGCCAGGAGATCTGGGACAACGAGGTATCCATGCTGGCCCCGTCCATGACCGGCATCAAGTTCAGCCGCATCGAGGGAGACGGCTTGCAGTGGCCGGTGCCCGACCTGGATCACCTGGGCACCCCGTTCCTGCACAAGGACGGCTGCTTCACCTGCGGGCTGGGCAACTTCAAGCCCGCCGAGTGGACCCCGCCGGCCGAGGTGCCGGACGAGGAGTACCCCCTGGTGCTCAGCACCGGGCGTAGGCTCTACCACTATCACACCCGCACCCAGACCGGGCGCAGCGGCGGGCTCAACGAGCTTTTGGGCGAGGAGACGGCCGACATCTCCCTGGCCGACGCCAAAAAGCTGGGCATCGCCAACGGCGAGCGGGTGCGGCTCTCCTCGCGGCGCGGCTCCATCGAGCTCACCGCCAAGGTGACCCCCGAGGTGCAGGAAGGCATGGTGTGGATGGCCTTCCACTTCCGCGAGGCCTGCGCCAACTGGCTGACCAACGGGGTCTACGACCCGGTCTCCCAGACCGCCGAGTACAAGGCCTGCGCCGTCAAGCTGGAGAAGGTGGCCTAG